In one window of Pseudobdellovibrionaceae bacterium DNA:
- the nuoK gene encoding NADH-quinone oxidoreductase subunit NuoK, with amino-acid sequence MPNLELATQVGLVQYLLLSAVLFTVGMLTVLLRRNVIVMLMGIELMLNGVNLSFVAFSHFLGDINGQVMVFFVMTVAAAEAGVGLALAVAIFKQFKKIDIRDFEHLKG; translated from the coding sequence ATGCCAAATCTTGAACTTGCAACGCAGGTCGGTCTGGTTCAGTACCTTTTGTTGTCGGCTGTGTTGTTTACTGTGGGAATGTTGACCGTTTTACTTCGACGAAATGTGATTGTGATGTTGATGGGGATAGAGTTGATGTTAAATGGCGTCAATTTGTCTTTCGTGGCCTTTAGTCACTTTTTGGGGGACATCAATGGCCAGGTGATGGTGTTTTTTGTGATGACTGTCGCAGCAGCTGAAGCCGGCGTGGGTTTGGCTTTGGCGGTAGCTATCTTTAAACAATTTAAAAAAATTGACATTAGAGATTTTGAACACCTGAAGGGCTAG
- the nuoL gene encoding NADH-quinone oxidoreductase subunit L, with translation MFGILILSPLVGFLINGLRYRSANYKLAGSVATVAALISFVTAASLVLKLVGLPGGERVLKADYFSWMAVGQFEARAAFLLDQISAIMVLVITGVGALIHLFSIGYMSHDERPTKYFAYLNLFLFNMLLLVLGDNLLVMFVGWEGVGLCSYLLIGFWFTDKEKAAAGMKAFITNRIGDAGFLLGIFLLFMTFGTVNFAELAGRMPSVAEALWTGPITIACLFLFVGAAGKSAQIPLYVWLPDAMAGPTPVSALIHAATMVTAGVYMIVRMNGVFIMAPNAMLVIAIIGALTAFFAATIGMTQWDIKKVLAYSTVSQLGYMFLAVGVGAFMPAMFHLMTHAFFKALMFLGSGSVIHAMHEEQDMRKMGGLRKKMPITYWTFMAGWVAIIGLPPFAGFFSKDEILWFTYSSQYGSKILWFVGLVTAALTAFYMTRLMALVFWGKSRVPEGTKPHESPLVMTLPLIVLAILSVVGGWVGIPHAILHYLPGHMPHVLEEWLKTSVAPISLLHSSEALEFILMGISVSLAAVSALSAYYLYVLYPEKPKELVSHFGKVHQWVSNKYWVDEFYFARIINPIVDLGKNLWLYIDVNFVDKLTYSASELVKSSATGLKSLQTGNMQQYAMLVALGVVATIMFVFFAG, from the coding sequence ATGTTTGGCATTTTGATCTTGTCGCCCCTGGTGGGATTTTTAATCAACGGACTGCGATATAGGAGTGCGAATTATAAGTTGGCAGGGTCGGTGGCCACCGTAGCAGCGCTGATCTCTTTTGTCACAGCGGCATCGTTGGTATTAAAGCTTGTGGGTCTGCCAGGTGGCGAGCGCGTCCTTAAGGCAGACTATTTTAGCTGGATGGCTGTGGGACAGTTTGAAGCGCGGGCAGCGTTTTTATTGGATCAAATTAGCGCCATTATGGTTTTGGTCATTACTGGGGTAGGAGCTCTTATCCATCTTTTTAGCATTGGATATATGTCCCATGACGAAAGGCCCACTAAGTATTTCGCTTACCTCAACTTATTTTTGTTTAACATGTTGCTACTTGTGTTGGGCGACAACCTATTGGTGATGTTTGTAGGATGGGAGGGCGTTGGCCTTTGTTCCTACTTGCTTATTGGCTTCTGGTTCACAGACAAAGAGAAGGCCGCAGCGGGTATGAAGGCATTTATCACCAATAGAATAGGTGATGCTGGGTTTTTGCTAGGTATATTCTTGCTATTTATGACCTTTGGTACGGTTAATTTTGCAGAGCTTGCCGGTAGGATGCCGAGCGTAGCTGAGGCCCTGTGGACGGGGCCAATTACCATAGCCTGTTTGTTTTTATTTGTGGGTGCTGCCGGAAAGTCTGCTCAAATCCCTCTTTATGTGTGGCTGCCCGATGCGATGGCTGGCCCAACCCCGGTTTCTGCTTTAATTCATGCAGCTACAATGGTGACCGCGGGGGTGTACATGATTGTTCGAATGAACGGCGTGTTTATTATGGCCCCGAATGCGATGCTGGTAATTGCCATCATTGGAGCACTAACGGCGTTTTTTGCGGCGACCATAGGTATGACCCAATGGGATATTAAAAAAGTGTTGGCCTATTCGACGGTTTCTCAGTTGGGGTACATGTTTTTGGCTGTAGGTGTAGGTGCCTTTATGCCCGCGATGTTTCACCTTATGACCCATGCATTTTTTAAAGCTCTAATGTTTTTAGGGTCAGGTAGTGTGATTCATGCCATGCATGAAGAACAGGATATGCGAAAGATGGGTGGTTTACGTAAGAAAATGCCCATTACCTACTGGACGTTTATGGCGGGATGGGTGGCGATTATTGGTTTGCCGCCCTTTGCTGGTTTTTTTAGTAAAGATGAAATCCTTTGGTTTACCTACAGTAGCCAATACGGCAGCAAGATTTTATGGTTTGTTGGATTAGTCACTGCAGCCCTAACCGCGTTCTATATGACTCGTCTGATGGCGCTCGTGTTCTGGGGTAAAAGTCGAGTGCCTGAGGGAACAAAGCCGCACGAGTCGCCGCTTGTGATGACATTGCCACTAATTGTGCTGGCGATCTTATCTGTAGTTGGTGGATGGGTGGGAATTCCCCACGCGATTCTCCACTACTTGCCAGGACATATGCCGCATGTATTAGAAGAATGGCTCAAAACCAGTGTGGCACCCATTAGTCTTTTACACTCATCAGAGGCATTAGAATTTATTCTAATGGGAATCTCGGTATCCTTAGCGGCAGTATCAGCACTTTCGGCCTATTATCTTTATGTTTTATATCCTGAAAAACCAAAAGAACTCGTATCGCATTTTGGAAAGGTCCATCAGTGGGTTTCTAACAAATATTGGGTGGATGAATTTTACTTTGCTAGAATCATTAACCCAATAGTCGATTTGGGTAAAAACTTGTGGCTCTATATAGACGTGAATTTTGTAGACAAGCTCACTTACAGTGCGAGTGAATTGGTTAAGAGTTCGGCAACAGGATTGAAGTCGTTGCAAACTGGAAATATGCAGCAGTACGCCATGTTGGTTGCACTCGGCGTCGTGGCAACAATCATGTTTGTGTTTTTTGCGGGGTAA
- a CDS encoding NADH-quinone oxidoreductase subunit M — MLTSLIFLPAILALIVLVLPNEKLVRWVSLVGSAGVFVASLVLLGTYDPSTAAIQLAERYEWIPSVGISYFVGLDGISIWLVLLTTFLTPLVVLGSWTGITKQISGFHAALLFLETTMIGTFLALDAVVFYVFFEAALIPMYFMIGIWGGPRRIYATVKFFIYTMLGSLFMLVSIIAMMFMVAEQMPEVGLSADLLHFYQLKIPFVGGEFFSTQTLLFFGFALAFAIKVPVFPFHTWLPDAHVEAPTPGSVILAGVMLKMGTYGFLRFAIPLFPQAVEHWSWLFLLIGAFGIIYGALVAMVQPDMKKLVAYSSVSHMGYVILGMFALNAYGITGGLYQMLNHGISTGALFLLVGMIYDRTHSREISRYGGLAVAAPIFTILFIIVTLSSIAVPLTNGFVGEYLILMGTFMASKPYAILAVLGVVLGAAYMLWMVKRVFFGEAGELVKKSGASLDVNLREILVMAPLVLMIFWMGVYPNHFLDITKSSVDNLVKNRHNYSLELKVAEDK; from the coding sequence ATGTTAACAAGTTTGATTTTTTTACCGGCAATATTGGCATTGATAGTATTAGTTTTGCCCAATGAAAAGCTGGTGCGTTGGGTGAGCCTTGTCGGTTCAGCAGGTGTTTTTGTCGCCAGTTTGGTCTTGTTAGGAACGTATGATCCGTCGACGGCGGCCATACAATTGGCTGAACGATATGAATGGATACCCTCAGTTGGAATCTCGTACTTTGTCGGGCTCGATGGAATCTCCATATGGCTGGTGCTTTTAACAACCTTTTTAACGCCATTGGTGGTGTTGGGTAGCTGGACGGGCATAACTAAACAAATCAGCGGTTTTCATGCGGCATTGTTGTTTCTTGAAACCACTATGATTGGAACATTTCTCGCGTTGGACGCGGTGGTGTTTTATGTGTTTTTCGAGGCAGCGTTGATTCCCATGTATTTTATGATTGGAATTTGGGGCGGCCCTCGGCGAATTTATGCCACAGTTAAGTTTTTCATCTATACTATGCTTGGCTCCCTCTTTATGTTGGTGTCCATTATCGCCATGATGTTTATGGTTGCTGAGCAGATGCCTGAAGTGGGGCTAAGTGCAGATCTGCTGCACTTTTATCAGCTTAAAATTCCCTTTGTTGGTGGGGAATTTTTTAGCACTCAAACACTACTATTTTTTGGATTCGCCTTGGCTTTCGCCATTAAAGTTCCGGTCTTTCCGTTTCATACGTGGCTGCCGGATGCCCACGTGGAGGCACCAACGCCAGGTTCAGTTATTCTAGCTGGAGTGATGCTGAAAATGGGTACCTATGGATTTTTACGGTTTGCTATACCGTTATTTCCGCAAGCCGTAGAGCATTGGTCATGGTTATTTCTTTTGATCGGTGCATTTGGCATTATTTATGGTGCGTTGGTGGCAATGGTTCAGCCAGACATGAAAAAGCTGGTGGCCTATTCATCGGTATCTCACATGGGTTACGTGATATTGGGAATGTTTGCGCTCAATGCTTATGGAATAACAGGTGGTTTATATCAAATGTTAAACCACGGCATCAGTACGGGTGCTCTGTTTCTGCTTGTCGGTATGATCTATGACAGAACCCATTCAAGGGAAATCAGTCGATACGGAGGATTAGCCGTAGCCGCTCCGATTTTTACCATACTGTTTATCATCGTCACTTTGTCGAGTATTGCGGTTCCCCTGACAAATGGGTTTGTCGGAGAGTATTTAATTTTGATGGGGACATTTATGGCCAGCAAACCCTACGCCATTTTAGCTGTTCTTGGGGTGGTGCTAGGTGCGGCGTACATGCTCTGGATGGTGAAGAGAGTCTTTTTTGGAGAAGCTGGTGAGTTGGTGAAGAAGTCAGGGGCTTCTTTAGATGTGAATTTGAGAGAGATCTTAGTGATGGCGCCATTGGTTTTAATGATTTTCTGGATGGGAGTCTATCCGAATCACTTTTTAGATATCACTAAATCGAGCGTGGATAATCTCGTTAAAAATCGTCACAATTATTCACTAGAGCTTAAAGTGGCGGAGGACAAGTAG
- a CDS encoding NADH-quinone oxidoreductase subunit N, which yields MEFSFGLSDLVLVSPLVVLFLLSIVPLTIKVLGGNREPNPNMTLVYGLAGVIGAAIFVVASAPRVLSESVTAFSGSLVFDGVGTVGSLVVLASLFLTLLYSRESYAMCDHQFSEKVFLMMNAAIGMLLLAWASDLIMVFISIELMSLCLYILIALSQEEKLSKEAAFKYFILGSFASAIFLYGVAFIYGTVGSVQLPVIRTQAVELISYSRLFLMGMVLTILGFCFKVAIAPFHSWAPDVYEGAPTTLTGFMATSVKVVSFVAFLRLITTNPLQGVRAETLVDALQWLAAITMMVGNIAAVVQTSFKRMLAYSSVAHSGYIMVAMIAAGIGGSSVLGATGVIYYAVAYTIMTLGAFGAISLFETKYDKRVVIDDIKGLAYQRPWTAIFITIFMLSLAGIPPTIGFFGKFYIFSAAVKQGLYWLAFWGVLSSVISVYYYLRPVVVMYMKESDEVSLRPQNGLTQFSIAFSAALVLVGGLIVEPVFQYIYRSVQQLF from the coding sequence ATGGAATTTAGTTTTGGGCTTTCTGATTTGGTCTTGGTTTCTCCCTTAGTGGTTTTGTTTTTGCTGAGTATAGTGCCGCTGACGATAAAAGTGTTGGGTGGAAATCGTGAGCCAAACCCCAATATGACTTTGGTGTACGGGCTGGCGGGCGTTATAGGCGCGGCTATTTTTGTAGTTGCCAGTGCGCCACGGGTTTTATCTGAGTCTGTTACGGCTTTTAGTGGTTCGCTCGTCTTTGACGGGGTGGGAACTGTAGGATCTCTGGTGGTGCTGGCCTCTTTATTTTTGACGCTTCTGTACTCTCGAGAGAGCTATGCAATGTGTGACCATCAGTTTTCAGAAAAAGTTTTTCTGATGATGAATGCTGCTATTGGAATGTTGTTGTTGGCTTGGGCCAGCGACTTAATCATGGTGTTTATTAGTATAGAGCTGATGTCGCTCTGCCTTTACATCTTGATTGCTTTAAGCCAAGAAGAAAAGCTATCGAAAGAAGCTGCATTTAAATATTTTATTTTAGGTAGTTTTGCTTCAGCAATTTTCTTGTACGGTGTGGCCTTTATTTATGGAACGGTGGGCAGTGTGCAGCTGCCAGTGATCAGAACACAGGCTGTAGAGCTAATTTCATACAGTCGATTGTTTTTGATGGGGATGGTTCTGACCATTTTAGGTTTTTGTTTTAAGGTCGCTATTGCGCCCTTTCACTCATGGGCGCCAGATGTGTATGAAGGAGCGCCGACCACGTTGACGGGGTTTATGGCTACGTCAGTGAAGGTGGTAAGTTTTGTGGCGTTCCTCCGGCTAATTACTACAAATCCTTTGCAAGGTGTGAGGGCAGAAACTTTGGTTGATGCACTACAGTGGTTGGCGGCGATTACGATGATGGTGGGCAATATAGCTGCAGTGGTTCAGACCTCATTCAAAAGAATGTTGGCTTACTCGAGTGTGGCTCATTCTGGTTACATAATGGTGGCAATGATTGCAGCTGGAATTGGTGGATCAAGTGTGTTGGGCGCCACGGGAGTTATTTACTATGCAGTGGCATACACAATAATGACATTGGGTGCGTTTGGTGCCATTTCATTGTTTGAAACGAAATACGACAAAAGAGTAGTGATAGATGACATCAAAGGGTTGGCCTACCAGCGACCATGGACAGCTATTTTTATTACGATCTTTATGTTGAGTCTGGCGGGCATTCCTCCAACGATAGGGTTTTTCGGAAAGTTCTATATTTTTTCAGCCGCCGTGAAGCAGGGTCTTTATTGGTTAGCCTTCTGGGGAGTTTTAAGCTCAGTAATCAGTGTTTATTACTACCTGCGCCCAGTGGTGGTGATGTACATGAAAGAATCGGATGAAGTGAGCCTCAGACCGCAAAACGGACTCACTCAATTTTCTATCGCCTTTTCCGCAGCCCTTGTCTTAGTGGGAGGGTTGATCGTTGAGCCCGTATTTCAATACATCTACCGATCAGTTCAACAGTTGTTTTGA
- a CDS encoding patatin-like phospholipase family protein: MRIADKKRLGLVLSGGGVKAAAFHIGVCMALREKGFEFAGGSKENVEKNFPYDSMTFKTYVGSSAGSVIVSFLASGYNVDAIVDAFTQGAGLGGPFKNRNHESSPGHLRPISYRDIFALNLDAAQPSKLLKNLVRKRPFVSGGLEALLKQAFKVNGLFSARNLEKYLRENVVRENSFDSLGVDLFIIATQLNHSRKVIFGSFPETVRNDEVKYANYASISQAAAASASLPPFFAPLGIENQKGKEIHFFDGEIRDTLSTHVASDHGCDLVIASYSIQPYHYNKEVGSLHEYGMPIIFNQALYQLVQQKIDSHIKYKKEVGKLINAVDGYLKQIDIEDKHREKLLDILITRTKFKPNVDYIYIHPSPQDYEMFFADHFSLNAKILQKIVRTGFKSAMTVLRRY, encoded by the coding sequence ATGCGAATTGCGGATAAAAAGCGACTGGGGTTAGTGTTAAGTGGTGGAGGGGTAAAAGCCGCTGCATTTCACATTGGCGTATGCATGGCCCTTCGAGAGAAGGGTTTTGAATTCGCAGGGGGATCTAAGGAAAATGTGGAGAAAAATTTCCCCTACGATTCGATGACTTTTAAGACCTACGTCGGGTCCAGTGCCGGCTCGGTTATTGTTTCTTTCTTAGCCTCAGGCTACAACGTTGATGCCATCGTTGATGCGTTCACCCAGGGCGCAGGACTGGGTGGGCCATTTAAAAACAGAAATCATGAGTCCTCGCCGGGTCATCTTCGGCCCATCAGCTACCGCGATATTTTTGCACTCAATCTAGATGCAGCGCAACCAAGCAAACTTTTAAAAAACCTCGTGAGAAAAAGACCCTTTGTCAGCGGTGGGCTTGAAGCCTTGTTAAAACAAGCATTTAAGGTCAATGGCCTGTTTTCAGCTCGCAATCTTGAAAAATACCTCCGTGAGAATGTTGTTCGGGAAAACTCCTTTGATTCTCTAGGGGTAGACCTGTTCATCATCGCCACACAGTTAAATCATTCTAGGAAGGTAATCTTCGGAAGTTTCCCCGAAACGGTCCGAAATGACGAAGTGAAGTACGCCAATTATGCCAGCATTAGTCAGGCCGCTGCGGCCTCAGCGAGTCTTCCACCTTTTTTTGCGCCCCTGGGGATTGAAAATCAAAAGGGCAAAGAGATTCACTTTTTTGATGGCGAAATACGTGACACTCTCTCTACTCACGTTGCGTCGGATCATGGGTGTGATTTGGTCATCGCCTCCTACTCCATTCAGCCCTACCACTACAACAAAGAGGTGGGTTCTTTGCATGAATATGGAATGCCCATTATCTTTAACCAAGCCTTGTACCAGCTTGTGCAGCAAAAAATCGATTCTCATATCAAGTATAAAAAAGAAGTGGGTAAACTGATTAATGCCGTCGATGGCTATTTGAAACAGATTGATATCGAAGACAAGCACCGCGAAAAACTTCTGGATATATTAATCACGCGAACGAAATTTAAACCCAACGTGGATTACATATACATTCATCCCAGCCCGCAAGACTACGAGATGTTTTTCGCCGATCACTTTAGTTTAAATGCTAAAATCCTGCAGAAGATTGTTCGTACAGGATTTAAATCCGCTATGACGGTTTTGCGAAGATACTAG
- the lon gene encoding endopeptidase La, translating to MSFDDKIIDIPETLPLLPVRDTVVFPYMVLSLYVGRESSIRAVEEALSKKRLIFLASQREITEENPSPESIYNVGTIAMIMRMRKLNDGRVKIFIQGIAKGEIKNFSKTEPNFEVAIDKIDDSANQPSMIEVEAMIRNAKEHLEKIIALGRMLSPDILLVLDDVSDPGRLADLIASNLGLKVPDAQRVLETLDPKQRLALVNDILANELEVLQMQARIRNTAKDEMSKSQREYFLREQMRAIKNELGDNDSKTEDIDEVRDKILKAGMPEEVQKEAVKQLSRLEKMHPDASEASMVRTYLDWLVDLPWNVKSEDNLDLGRAIDILNEDHYDLHKVKDRILEFLAVRKLKKKNLRGPILCFAGPPGVGKTSLGKSIAKAMGRSYQRLSLGGVKDEAEIRGHRRTYVGAMPGKVIQSIKAAKSNNPVIVLDEIDKLGSDFRGDPSAAMLEVLDPEQNSKFRDNYLNVDFDLSNVLFIATANVIDNIPAALRDRMELINISGYTENDKLLISKKHVIERQLENNGILPEHAEFTDEGLHYLISHYTREAGLRNLEREIGSICRKIAKRVVDGRTEKVTIDKDRVVEFLGAPRFLRDEKLKDDRVGITTGLAWTQAGGEILYVEALKMKGKGGLKLTGQLGEVMKESAQAAMSYARAHSSELDIPEDWFENWEVHIHLPAGAIPKDGPSAGITMATALISLMTDSPVKRDFAMTGEVTLTGRVLPVGGIKEKALAALNHGVKNVIVPLANQKDVNEIPEQFKKELNFVYVENVDEVFAVAFDKKTIKKPSTGAKGGKKGKFPRVAQGAA from the coding sequence ATGAGTTTCGACGACAAGATCATTGATATACCGGAAACACTACCCCTACTTCCCGTTCGTGACACCGTGGTTTTTCCCTATATGGTTCTTTCACTTTATGTAGGACGCGAATCGTCCATAAGAGCTGTAGAAGAAGCGCTTTCAAAAAAACGGCTCATCTTTTTAGCTTCTCAACGAGAAATCACCGAAGAGAATCCTTCCCCTGAATCAATTTATAATGTCGGCACCATCGCAATGATCATGCGCATGCGAAAACTCAACGATGGGCGCGTGAAAATATTTATTCAAGGCATTGCAAAAGGTGAAATCAAAAACTTTTCTAAAACCGAACCCAACTTTGAAGTAGCGATAGACAAAATAGATGATTCTGCCAATCAGCCCTCTATGATTGAAGTTGAGGCTATGATTCGAAATGCCAAAGAACATCTTGAAAAAATAATTGCTCTTGGTCGCATGCTTTCTCCAGATATCCTTTTAGTATTAGACGACGTATCGGACCCAGGCCGGCTTGCAGACCTTATCGCTAGCAATCTCGGGTTAAAAGTTCCTGACGCCCAACGTGTCCTTGAAACGCTTGATCCGAAACAACGACTGGCACTAGTCAATGATATCTTGGCTAACGAGCTTGAAGTTCTTCAAATGCAGGCACGCATTAGAAATACCGCAAAAGACGAGATGTCGAAAAGCCAACGCGAATATTTCTTGCGCGAACAAATGCGAGCCATAAAAAATGAGCTCGGAGATAATGACTCAAAAACCGAAGATATAGATGAAGTGCGTGATAAGATTTTGAAAGCGGGCATGCCCGAGGAAGTTCAAAAAGAAGCCGTCAAGCAGCTCAGCCGCTTAGAAAAAATGCACCCTGATGCAAGTGAAGCATCTATGGTACGCACATACCTTGACTGGCTAGTTGACCTACCCTGGAATGTGAAAAGTGAAGACAATTTAGATCTCGGTCGAGCCATAGATATTCTCAATGAAGACCACTATGACCTTCACAAAGTAAAAGACAGAATTCTTGAGTTTTTAGCAGTACGCAAGCTAAAGAAGAAAAACCTCCGCGGGCCGATTTTATGTTTTGCTGGACCTCCAGGCGTTGGTAAAACCTCTTTAGGAAAAAGCATTGCCAAAGCCATGGGTCGATCCTATCAAAGATTATCCCTAGGCGGCGTGAAAGACGAAGCTGAGATTCGAGGGCACAGAAGAACTTACGTTGGTGCCATGCCAGGTAAAGTTATTCAGTCAATAAAGGCAGCAAAGTCAAACAACCCTGTCATCGTTCTCGACGAGATCGACAAATTGGGCTCAGATTTTCGCGGTGACCCAAGCGCTGCTATGCTCGAGGTTCTTGATCCTGAGCAAAACTCTAAATTTAGAGATAACTACCTAAATGTTGATTTCGATCTAAGTAATGTACTTTTTATCGCCACTGCGAACGTTATTGATAATATTCCGGCCGCCCTCAGAGATCGTATGGAGCTCATCAATATCTCTGGCTATACGGAAAACGACAAACTGTTGATTTCAAAAAAGCATGTTATAGAGCGACAGCTTGAGAATAATGGTATTTTGCCTGAACACGCTGAATTCACAGATGAAGGCCTTCATTATCTAATTTCTCACTATACTCGAGAAGCGGGATTACGAAACCTTGAGCGTGAAATAGGGTCCATTTGCAGAAAAATTGCCAAAAGAGTAGTAGATGGTCGCACTGAAAAAGTGACCATAGATAAAGACCGCGTGGTCGAATTTTTGGGTGCCCCCCGATTTCTTCGTGATGAAAAACTGAAAGACGATCGTGTGGGAATCACAACGGGCTTGGCATGGACTCAAGCTGGTGGAGAAATCCTTTACGTGGAAGCCCTGAAAATGAAAGGCAAGGGTGGTTTAAAGCTGACAGGACAGCTCGGCGAAGTGATGAAAGAATCCGCTCAGGCGGCAATGTCTTATGCTAGAGCCCATTCTTCTGAACTTGATATTCCTGAAGATTGGTTTGAAAACTGGGAAGTTCATATTCACCTACCTGCCGGTGCCATTCCAAAAGATGGTCCATCTGCGGGAATCACCATGGCAACAGCATTGATTAGCTTAATGACTGATTCACCAGTAAAGCGGGATTTTGCAATGACTGGTGAAGTGACGCTGACTGGCCGAGTTTTACCCGTGGGCGGAATTAAAGAAAAGGCACTGGCGGCCCTAAATCACGGTGTTAAAAATGTGATTGTTCCTTTGGCCAATCAAAAAGATGTGAACGAAATACCGGAACAATTCAAAAAGGAATTAAACTTTGTTTACGTTGAAAATGTAGATGAGGTTTTTGCGGTGGCCTTTGACAAGAAAACCATCAAAAAGCCGTCTACTGGCGCCAAAGGTGGCAAAAAAGGCAAGTTCCCAAGAGTCGCTCAAGGTGCTGCTTAA
- a CDS encoding TraR/DksA C4-type zinc finger protein, translated as MTLTSGVIEMCKEKLITEKETLLNQYQADRHNFQGRDVGKDEADLSVQVLEEHQFLAAQRRLRHQLLEIETALARIAAGTYGICEETEEPIEVERLLALPATRLSIEGAEIREQLQKRFASTIG; from the coding sequence ATGACACTCACATCTGGGGTAATTGAAATGTGTAAAGAAAAGCTAATTACCGAAAAAGAGACATTACTCAATCAATACCAGGCTGATCGCCATAATTTTCAAGGTCGCGATGTCGGAAAAGATGAAGCCGATTTGTCAGTACAGGTGTTAGAGGAGCATCAGTTTCTTGCAGCCCAGCGAAGACTGCGCCACCAATTGCTCGAAATCGAAACGGCCTTGGCCCGCATTGCTGCCGGAACCTACGGCATTTGCGAAGAAACCGAAGAACCCATAGAGGTAGAACGGCTTCTTGCCCTGCCAGCCACTCGGCTAAGTATAGAGGGGGCTGAAATTCGTGAGCAGTTGCAAAAACGTTTTGCTTCGACCATTGGCTAG